Proteins encoded within one genomic window of Alosa alosa isolate M-15738 ecotype Scorff River chromosome 24, AALO_Geno_1.1, whole genome shotgun sequence:
- the mepceb gene encoding 7SK snRNA methylphosphate capping enzyme — MLEMSVENETVVKGDGGGGSLSHLHAPKDMHPPKMVSGGEPIAPLLASVGLTEGGTIGVCVGGKPLQPKNGLQAPQPGPQKLAKRRYSMNVSMRPSTGPAKRRRRASDSQPVLPSHFLLGGNIFDPLNLNSLLDEEVSRALNAHTPETSPLPAKGREPVEILVPKDITDPLNLSGRGGGGGDGVLLSPLKRRRHRNRHHGVGPPEQADSEKGKPAEPCGGGVVKAGVVKAGTVPEEPKVAAVLPGVNQAQDSPLPYELNTSINCRDEVVPPILPRRHSQSGPSSGSQPRPPGSIDPALCGQPPSRFRKRRRTVSRSERLSITPTPTIGLNSDRTSSQTFQTPIVGGAKGSHHTSSSQPSQKPRKPQRKYKYGNYSRYYGYRRPSLLEDPRLAVLKPEWFRRKKVLDLGCNTGHVTLAIAKHWDPAHILGVDIDGGLVHAARQNLRHYLSEVQPMGGPNHCAEKAGKEGNYSDKDGKSVGGVFTALMDLQLTAASSAARRPILLSFRLCRGPITAPLLPEASQVRFPHNVFFMKENYVLASEEQLAGQQEEYDVILCLGLTLWVQLNWGDGGLQRLFRRAHRQLRTGGLFILESQPWSSYCRRKRLSETTYRNYCSIRLKPDQFTSYLTSEVGFSSYELLGTPNSSARGFQRSIYLFHKGPSSRK; from the exons ATGCTTGAGATGTCAGTGGAGAACGAGACAGTTGTGAAAGGCGATGGAGGTGGGGGCTCGCTCTCTCACCTCCACGCCCCTAAAGACATGCACCCTCCTAAAATGGTGTCTGGAGGGGAACCCATAGCCCCTCTGTTGGCCAGTGTTGGGCTCACAGAGGGTGGcaccattggtgtgtgtgtgggggggaagcCCCTGCAGCCCAAAAACGGCCTTCAGGCTCCCCAGCCAGGGCCCCAGAAGCTGGCCAAGCGGCGCTACAGCATGAACGTGAGCATGCGACCCTCTACCGGCCCAGCCAAACGGCGCCGCCGTGCCTCGGATAGCCAGCCCGTCCTTCCCTCTCATTTTCTGCTTGGCGGGAACATCTTCGACCCACTCAACCTCAACAGCCTGCTGGACGAGGAGGTCAGTCGGGCACTCAACGCTCACACACCCGAGACCTCGCCACTGCCTGCCAAGGGCCGCGAGCCAGTGGAGATTCTCGTGCCTAAGGACATCACAGATCCACTCAACTTGAGCGGGCGTGGCGGCGGGGGAGGGGATGGGGTGCTGCTCTCGCCCCTCAAGAGGAGGAGGCACCGCAATCGCCACCATGGGGTGGGACCCCCAGAGCAGGCCGACTCTGAGAAGGGAAAGCCTGCAgagccatgtgggggaggggtggtgaAGGCAGGGGTGGTGAAGGCAGGCACAGTTCCAGAGGAGCCCAAAGTGGCCGCTGTGTTGCCAGGGGTGAACCAGGCGCAGGACTCCCCTCTGCCGTACGAGCTCAACACGTCCATCAATTGCAGGGACGAGGTAGTTCCGCCCATATTGCCACGGCGACATTCGCAGTCTGGCCCTAGCTCAGGATCACAGCCACGCCCGCCTGGGAGCATAGATCCCGCCCTCTGTGGACAACCTCCGTCTCGCTTTAGAAAGCGCAGGCGCACTGTGAGTCGCTCTGAACGCCTATCAATCACCCCTACGCCAACCATTGGCCTTAATTCAGACAGGACGAGCAGCCAAACTTTCCAAACTCCGATTGTAGGCGGGGCCAAAGGAAGCCACCACACAAGCTCCTCCCAGCCATCACAGAAGCCACGGAAACCTCAACGGAAGTACAAGTATGGCAACTACAGTCGCTACTATGGTTACCGACGGCCAAGCCTTCTGGAGGACCCACGGCTGGCTGTGCTAAAGCCCGAGTGGTTCCGCAGGAAGAAAGTTTTGGACCTCGGCTGCAACACTGGCCATGTCACCTTGGCTATCGCCAAACACTGGGATCCCGCTCACATTTTGGGCGTAGACATTGACGGAGGGTTGGTGCATGCTGCACGGCAGAATCTGCGCCATTACCTGTCCGAAGTGCAGCCAATGGGGGGCCCTAACCATTGTGCAGAAAAGGCGGGGAAGGAAGGCAACTATTCGGACAAAGATGGGAAATCTGTGGGAGGGGTGTTCACTGCGTTGATGGACCTTCAGCTCACAGCGGCGTCCTCTGCTGCTCGGAGGCCGATCCTGCTGTCATTTCGTCTCTGCAGAGGACCCATCACTGCACCTCTGCTTCCAGAAGCTTCACAAGTGCGCTTCCCTCACAATGTGTTTTTCATGAAG GAGAACTATGTGCTGGCAAGTGAAGAGCAGCTGGCGGGCCAGCAGGAGGAGTACGATGTGATCCTGTGCCTGGGCCTGACGCTGTGGGTGCAGCTGAACTGGGGTGACGGGGGCCTGCAGCGCCTCTTCCGCCGGGCTCACCGGCAGCTCCGCACAGGGGGGCTCTTCATCCTCGAGTCCCAGCCCTGGAGCAGCTACTGCAGGAGGAAGAGGCTCTCG GAGACCACCTACAGAAACTACTGCAGTATTCGTTTGAAGCCAGATCAGTTCACAAGCTACCTGACATCAGAAGTGGGCTTCAGCAGCTATGAACTGCTGGGCACCCCAAACAGCAGTGCCAGAG GATTTCAGAGGTCTATTTACCTATTCCACAAAGGTCCCTCCAGCCGGAAGTGA